One Candidatus Tectomicrobia bacterium genomic region harbors:
- a CDS encoding O-antigen ligase family protein yields MERANRAFVLPFRLPMPWDWFLAAGGVCFLVLMAGFGAMGLDAGVYGLLFLACAGIVLLSILDLGWALVAGMFAVPLLSIQFLLPWGRLNIAFDKVFIVAFSFVWAARYLRPGTLRRYFWEWRAGFAWSAVLFLLAASAALSWAGGSGISPLDILEPSLSALFFVAAFDVLSREKELFSRLMWALVLSGALVLLGAAAQVISQSMGIRPPRLALLPGMDQFPSLPLFSTIVHPNYYAVFVGVVLVLAFGFLAHPSRHGRLACAWTVVCGLVTVMVSRSLAGMLIVSSILVLTFLLVGLSSRLRWISGAGFLVLLAAFWVWGLPKLERGNSYLVRAYVYKTVIPEIWEKFFFGAGPGSFAAVFRKGESKIKPDDRLEWRRMLSDPMIRTILRPGEGGVTLTAGKAGAVRLEYDMVNAGWTKREGHTSTMLAGISASARIKAEYPGKVRLFIFDGGRYLFSPYHGGKGEEEVLTAHVPYQIRNYEGWSFPSVRSGLSVVEAPGRDGELSGILLRGAPTELRFNLKSILKGNTDLLKGKAVAAGAWIKVGGTGSQDAWGKVRLQITGGVRSYHGDYHPGDGQWRFLSVNGKVGGNEEGLLLDVNIGDGSPPVQVDGIFFDDGEAVVKLTPGEGQAPPADWPIRAITGVRPVVPVGEFARRSGGEVRASMRLRGGPLELEARFYLTHLLRRKDFFPEGGEVAVGAWIRAGRPSAREEGRKVRLQLVTGQNSRYSNYYSDYYSGDGRWQFLSAIAKVGPDTREMILDVEVAGGSSPAEIGEVFVRDGTSIIRFTPDGRQAPPADWVSSREKNVRPVLSLDEYAKRFGREDHPRFLVQGAPFEARFYLRIPGLAAGGEIRAGAWIRSRRQDVRLQLVTGGISYYSAYHSGNGQWQFLSAVAKAAPGTKGAVLDIESEKARGPSAEIGSVFFHDGISIIRLKPYGRQAPPAEWAGTGGGPRTPASSAGTEGGAPAGIGFFGSPLALQFDLSDLWRWNPAFGRGGEVAAGAWVQTAAPTLPGRGRKIRLRVTTGSSVYYSDFHAGTNQWQFLAARGKTSPEEKLLRIELEAAEGSGPVQLGGLFFFDGTSIVLLNSGGRQSLPEDWARTLGDPRPIVSLEALAGRGEVEERPGILFLGAPLGLEYDLGEFLKGSAAAARREEVAAGAWVKAEGPTSPGGEPRVRLRLEAGPASYSSESLPRDGRWHFLQARGRVRPDARDLMLLIEAGAGSTPIQIDGVFYDNGDSIVGLMPESRRLPLPVFSKAGVRPVPVIPMNRYRKNEAAGLGLGKEAFSRLMSILIPSAPGSGRSSLAGLTPRTVVGEDGGDSQGLKSLLRGWRAGVAVERGGGPVRFNRLDFDFSAVATARSSSWPETRRPGAASGGLENDMPAGWKLHVDGWGRHVDPSLSAHSVYLLVFVERGLLGLLALCSLLVILGIEIFSCWKTDGTRWCGFLGMALLAVLISSLVEDTLMIARYNLLFWVLAAAALSRRREASAEMEA; encoded by the coding sequence GTGGAGCGTGCAAACAGAGCCTTCGTCCTGCCGTTCCGGCTTCCCATGCCATGGGACTGGTTTTTGGCGGCGGGCGGGGTCTGCTTCCTCGTATTGATGGCCGGTTTCGGGGCCATGGGGCTCGACGCGGGCGTTTACGGCCTTTTGTTCCTCGCCTGCGCCGGGATCGTGCTCCTCTCGATCCTGGATCTCGGCTGGGCCCTCGTCGCCGGGATGTTCGCCGTTCCCTTGTTGTCCATACAGTTTCTCCTTCCGTGGGGCCGGCTCAATATCGCCTTCGATAAGGTGTTCATCGTCGCATTTTCTTTCGTCTGGGCGGCAAGGTATCTCCGTCCGGGGACGCTCCGCCGCTACTTCTGGGAATGGCGGGCCGGCTTCGCCTGGTCGGCGGTATTGTTCCTCCTGGCGGCGAGCGCGGCCCTCTCATGGGCGGGGGGGAGCGGCATCTCACCCCTGGACATCCTGGAGCCTAGCCTCTCCGCCTTGTTCTTCGTCGCGGCCTTCGATGTTCTGTCAAGGGAAAAGGAGCTCTTTTCCCGGCTCATGTGGGCGCTTGTCCTGAGTGGCGCGCTCGTCCTCCTGGGAGCCGCGGCGCAGGTCATCAGCCAATCGATGGGCATCCGCCCCCCCCGGCTCGCTCTTCTGCCCGGCATGGATCAATTCCCCAGCCTCCCGTTGTTTTCCACGATCGTCCATCCCAACTACTACGCGGTGTTCGTAGGGGTGGTCCTGGTCCTGGCATTCGGTTTCCTGGCGCATCCCTCCCGGCATGGCCGGCTCGCGTGCGCTTGGACCGTGGTCTGCGGCCTGGTCACGGTCATGGTTTCGCGGAGCCTGGCCGGCATGCTTATCGTTTCCTCGATTCTGGTCCTCACCTTTTTGCTGGTGGGCCTCTCATCTCGTCTCCGCTGGATTTCGGGCGCCGGATTTCTCGTCTTGCTCGCAGCGTTCTGGGTCTGGGGGCTGCCCAAACTGGAGAGAGGGAATTCGTATTTGGTGCGGGCCTATGTGTACAAGACGGTCATTCCGGAAATCTGGGAGAAATTCTTTTTTGGCGCGGGCCCCGGCAGTTTCGCGGCCGTCTTCCGGAAAGGGGAGTCGAAGATCAAGCCGGACGACCGGCTCGAGTGGAGGCGGATGCTGAGCGATCCCATGATACGGACCATCCTCCGGCCAGGGGAGGGGGGCGTGACCCTCACTGCGGGAAAGGCAGGGGCGGTCCGCCTCGAGTATGACATGGTAAATGCCGGCTGGACGAAAAGGGAGGGCCATACTTCTACCATGCTGGCTGGGATTTCCGCCAGTGCGCGAATTAAGGCCGAGTATCCCGGCAAAGTCCGGTTGTTCATTTTTGACGGGGGAAGGTACCTTTTTTCTCCCTATCACGGAGGAAAAGGCGAGGAGGAAGTTCTGACGGCTCATGTTCCATATCAAATCAGGAATTATGAAGGATGGTCGTTCCCCTCGGTACGTTCAGGCTTATCCGTGGTCGAAGCTCCCGGCCGGGATGGAGAACTTTCGGGAATCCTTCTTCGGGGCGCTCCCACCGAGTTGCGCTTTAACCTCAAGAGTATCTTGAAGGGAAACACGGACCTTCTCAAAGGAAAGGCGGTGGCCGCGGGGGCCTGGATCAAGGTCGGCGGAACGGGTAGCCAGGACGCCTGGGGCAAAGTTAGGCTTCAAATCACGGGCGGAGTCCGGTCATATCATGGCGATTATCATCCTGGGGATGGCCAGTGGAGGTTTCTCTCCGTTAATGGAAAGGTCGGCGGGAATGAAGAGGGTCTCCTTCTCGATGTGAACATCGGAGACGGAAGCCCGCCGGTGCAAGTCGATGGGATCTTCTTTGACGACGGGGAAGCCGTTGTGAAGCTGACTCCGGGGGAAGGACAAGCGCCTCCTGCCGATTGGCCCATTAGGGCCATTACGGGAGTGAGGCCGGTCGTCCCCGTCGGCGAATTCGCCCGGCGCTCCGGCGGGGAGGTGCGTGCAAGTATGCGCTTGCGGGGGGGGCCGCTAGAGCTAGAGGCGAGGTTCTATCTCACGCACCTCTTGAGACGGAAAGATTTTTTTCCCGAGGGAGGAGAGGTGGCCGTGGGGGCGTGGATTCGGGCGGGAAGGCCGAGCGCCCGGGAGGAAGGCCGCAAGGTCCGGCTTCAGCTCGTGACCGGCCAAAACTCCCGTTACAGCAATTATTACAGCGATTATTATTCTGGGGACGGCCGGTGGCAATTTCTGTCCGCAATCGCGAAGGTGGGGCCGGACACCCGGGAGATGATCTTGGATGTCGAAGTGGCGGGAGGAAGCTCTCCGGCCGAGATCGGCGAAGTCTTCGTCCGGGACGGGACATCGATCATCCGGTTTACGCCGGATGGGCGTCAGGCCCCTCCGGCGGATTGGGTGAGCTCGAGAGAAAAAAATGTAAGGCCGGTTCTTAGCCTCGATGAGTACGCGAAGCGCTTCGGCAGGGAGGACCACCCGAGGTTTCTAGTCCAGGGCGCCCCCTTTGAGGCGAGGTTCTATCTCAGAATCCCCGGGCTTGCCGCCGGAGGGGAGATAAGGGCGGGTGCCTGGATCAGGAGCCGGCGCCAAGATGTACGGCTTCAACTCGTCACCGGCGGAATTTCCTATTACAGCGCTTACCATTCTGGAAACGGCCAATGGCAGTTTTTGTCGGCGGTTGCGAAAGCCGCGCCGGGAACCAAAGGGGCGGTATTGGACATCGAATCGGAGAAAGCTAGGGGTCCGTCGGCCGAAATTGGCAGCGTCTTCTTCCATGATGGAATATCCATCATTCGGCTGAAGCCGTATGGGCGCCAGGCCCCCCCGGCGGAATGGGCGGGAACGGGGGGCGGTCCAAGGACTCCCGCCTCTTCTGCGGGGACTGAGGGGGGGGCCCCGGCTGGGATCGGTTTCTTTGGTTCCCCTCTCGCCCTCCAGTTCGACCTCAGTGACTTATGGAGGTGGAATCCGGCGTTCGGCCGCGGCGGGGAGGTGGCGGCGGGGGCTTGGGTCCAAACGGCGGCGCCGACTCTCCCTGGGCGCGGGCGCAAGATCCGGCTCCGGGTGACCACGGGCTCCAGTGTCTACTACAGCGATTTCCATGCCGGGACGAACCAGTGGCAGTTTTTGGCGGCACGAGGCAAAACCTCTCCAGAGGAAAAGCTTTTGCGCATCGAACTCGAGGCGGCCGAAGGGAGCGGCCCGGTCCAGCTCGGCGGCCTGTTCTTTTTCGACGGGACATCCATCGTTCTCCTGAATTCGGGTGGCAGGCAGAGCCTTCCGGAGGACTGGGCGAGAACCCTGGGCGACCCGAGGCCGATCGTGTCTCTTGAGGCGCTTGCGGGACGCGGCGAGGTGGAGGAGCGGCCGGGAATCCTCTTTCTTGGAGCCCCGCTTGGCTTGGAATACGACCTCGGAGAATTCCTGAAGGGCAGCGCTGCGGCGGCGCGACGGGAGGAGGTCGCCGCCGGAGCGTGGGTCAAGGCGGAAGGCCCGACCTCCCCCGGCGGCGAGCCCAGGGTCCGCCTCCGCCTTGAGGCGGGCCCCGCTTCGTATTCGAGCGAGTCTCTTCCCAGGGATGGACGATGGCACTTCCTGCAGGCGAGAGGGCGCGTCAGGCCCGATGCCCGTGATCTCATGCTTCTTATTGAAGCCGGCGCCGGGAGCACCCCGATTCAGATTGACGGTGTCTTCTACGACAATGGTGATTCCATCGTGGGACTGATGCCGGAGAGCCGCCGTCTTCCCCTGCCCGTCTTTTCCAAGGCAGGGGTAAGGCCTGTCCCTGTTATCCCCATGAATCGGTATCGAAAGAATGAAGCCGCCGGTTTGGGGCTGGGGAAAGAGGCGTTTTCCCGGCTCATGTCGATCTTGATACCTTCCGCGCCGGGCAGCGGTAGGTCCTCCCTGGCCGGTTTGACCCCGAGGACTGTCGTGGGAGAGGACGGAGGCGATTCCCAGGGTTTGAAGTCGCTCCTCCGTGGGTGGCGGGCGGGGGTAGCGGTGGAGAGGGGTGGCGGGCCGGTCCGATTCAACCGGCTGGATTTCGACTTTTCCGCAGTGGCTACTGCCCGTTCGTCGAGTTGGCCCGAAACCCGCCGGCCGGGCGCCGCTTCCGGCGGCCTCGAAAACGACATGCCGGCTGGCTGGAAGCTCCATGTGGACGGTTGGGGCCGCCACGTGGACCCAAGCCTATCGGCGCACAGCGTCTACTTGCTCGTTTTCGTGGAACGAGGGCTTCTGGGCCTCCTCGCCCTTTGCAGCCTGCTGGTCATTTTGGGCATCGAAATTTTCTCCTGCTGGAAGACGGACGGAACCCGGTGGTGCGGTTTCCTGGGGATGGCTCTCCTGGCGGTCCTTATTTCTTCGCTGGTGGAAGACACGCTGATGATCGCTCGCTACAACCTCTTGTTCTGGGTGCTCGCCGCCGCGGCCCTTTCGAGAAGAAGAGAGGCCTCCGCGGAGATGGAGGCATGA
- a CDS encoding NAD(P)-dependent oxidoreductase, with protein MKAVVIGGSGFVGSHLADALLEGGHQVRVFDRRPSPYLAKGQEMFLGDILDGDQVREAVSGQDIVCNFAGIADLDEARVQALETVRQNVLGTVNLLEACRDASVRRYMHASTIYVYSNRGGFYRCSKQAAELYVEEYQKHFGLDFTIVRFGTLYGRRADRRNSIYRYLRQALSERRVRCDGTGEELREYVSVRDAARLCVQALSEEFRNEHVIITGAYPLRFRQLLELLSEILGGDIEVEFTGKENEAHYRMTPYTFEPKIGHKLTSNKYVEMGQGLLECLREIYEQIESERAETLPSKDDSH; from the coding sequence ATGAAAGCGGTTGTCATCGGCGGTTCTGGATTCGTTGGCAGCCACTTGGCGGATGCTCTCCTCGAAGGGGGCCATCAGGTGCGGGTGTTCGACCGGCGCCCGTCTCCCTACCTGGCCAAGGGGCAGGAAATGTTCCTCGGGGACATTCTCGACGGGGATCAGGTCAGGGAAGCCGTGTCGGGCCAGGACATCGTCTGCAATTTCGCCGGCATTGCTGATCTTGATGAAGCGCGCGTGCAGGCTCTGGAAACCGTCCGCCAGAACGTCCTGGGCACGGTGAACCTTCTGGAAGCCTGCCGGGACGCGAGCGTCCGCCGCTACATGCACGCGAGCACGATCTACGTCTACAGCAACCGGGGCGGTTTCTACCGGTGCAGCAAGCAGGCCGCCGAGCTCTACGTCGAGGAGTATCAAAAGCACTTTGGACTGGACTTCACCATTGTCCGGTTTGGCACCCTCTACGGACGCCGCGCCGACAGGCGCAATAGCATCTACAGGTATCTTCGCCAGGCGCTGAGCGAGAGGCGGGTCCGCTGCGACGGGACGGGAGAGGAGCTTCGTGAGTACGTCAGCGTCCGGGACGCTGCCCGCCTGTGCGTCCAGGCGCTCTCGGAGGAGTTCCGGAACGAACACGTCATCATCACCGGCGCTTATCCCTTGCGTTTCCGGCAGCTCCTCGAGCTCCTCAGCGAGATTCTCGGGGGCGACATCGAGGTGGAATTCACCGGCAAGGAGAACGAGGCACACTACCGGATGACCCCGTACACTTTCGAGCCCAAGATCGGCCACAAGCTCACTTCCAACAAATATGTGGAGATGGGGCAGGGGCTTCTCGAGTGCCTGCGCGAAATCTACGAGCAGATCGAATCCGAGCGCGCGGAGACTCTTCCAAGTAAGGATGACAGTCACTAA
- a CDS encoding adenylyltransferase/cytidyltransferase family protein, translated as MKKVVYSFVVADLFHYGHLQLLQTAKSLGDLHICGVLTDGAAESYRPRPITNLEERVALISSIKCVDRVMIQDQKDPTENLRKIHREFPTAELVLVHGNDWSAIPGREYVESVGGRVFQPEYYRRLSDSQVRASLARQTGEAHFYYEQFTEHFRVGDIEVFDGGPKHFIMSTKANTLKSLCPLLRKSRIEQMFIFRASEWQENAADILRRIRSEFAPGPVVVRSSAVNEDTYHTSQAGSYRSELNVSLADASLRRAVESVLGSYREKANLNPANQVLVQPCVEGVRCSGVIFTCNPRSGAPYYVINYDNRTGNTETVTGGHESDSIEIFRMCGPDGCPREWRPLLEAVRELEEVIPGTPLDIEFGIAGRGEVSVFQVRPLVLSKENHHAPAEAVAASLARAKKDFRKWARPVSRLAGRTTAYSDMAFWNPAEMIGDFPTALAVSLYRHLITDRIWNQALLPLGYSDVGGAPLLVELGGKPYIDLRVTFNALLPAGLPAGLRGKSVQHYLNLLRERPELHDKVEFEIVDNCYHFTLDRRLKRLERAGIRKSDRETLRKALHELTSAALEKAPRHLRSAEEDCRRLEERRALIISAVHSPGKDAAGAEKLSAAVVALLHDCKRWGTLPFSRVARLAFMASSLLRSAIEAGYVDEDVREEFMDHVRTVAKEMAEDFRALGAGVLGKREFLIKYGHLRPGTYDICSPRYDGGALFEEIAGSHPAQAKASRPFALSRGARARLDAVLSRHRLGCDSEGLFGFIRASLEGRERIKFEFTKSLSEALELTARAGESLGLDRDALSHLDVDAIRQASQMTGRDSIRKLWAEAIERNQKRRAVQSSLSLPALVFSEGDLEVVRHFRSKPNFITRRRVWGQLARIGPHGHVRDENLEKKIVLLEKADPGYDWIFTKSIAGLVTKYGGVASHMAIRCAEFDIPAAIGCGETIYRSLLAADAAVLDCGTGQVRAI; from the coding sequence GTGAAGAAAGTGGTGTATAGCTTCGTGGTGGCCGACCTTTTCCACTACGGCCATCTGCAACTCCTCCAGACGGCCAAGTCCCTCGGCGACCTGCACATCTGCGGCGTCCTCACCGACGGGGCGGCGGAGAGCTACCGGCCGAGGCCGATCACGAACCTCGAGGAGCGGGTCGCGCTCATCTCGAGCATCAAATGTGTCGACCGCGTGATGATCCAGGATCAGAAAGACCCGACAGAAAACCTGCGGAAAATTCACCGCGAGTTTCCCACCGCCGAGCTTGTCCTTGTCCACGGGAACGATTGGTCGGCGATTCCGGGCCGCGAATACGTGGAGTCCGTCGGCGGGCGCGTTTTTCAGCCGGAGTACTACCGGCGCCTCTCGGATTCCCAAGTGCGGGCTTCTCTCGCACGGCAAACCGGGGAGGCCCATTTCTACTACGAACAATTCACAGAGCACTTCCGCGTCGGCGATATCGAAGTATTCGACGGCGGCCCGAAGCACTTCATCATGTCCACCAAGGCCAACACCCTGAAGTCCCTCTGTCCCCTCTTGCGGAAGTCCCGGATTGAGCAGATGTTCATTTTCCGGGCCAGCGAGTGGCAAGAGAACGCGGCTGACATCCTGAGGCGGATTCGGTCGGAGTTCGCCCCCGGCCCCGTCGTTGTGCGAAGCTCGGCGGTGAACGAGGACACCTACCACACTTCCCAGGCAGGTTCCTATCGCAGCGAGCTGAACGTTTCACTTGCTGACGCGTCCCTGCGCAGGGCCGTCGAGAGCGTCCTGGGTTCCTACCGCGAAAAAGCGAACCTGAATCCGGCCAACCAGGTTCTTGTCCAGCCGTGCGTGGAGGGCGTCCGGTGCAGCGGTGTCATATTCACCTGCAATCCCCGGAGCGGCGCGCCTTATTACGTCATCAACTACGACAACAGAACCGGGAATACCGAGACCGTCACGGGAGGTCACGAATCGGACAGTATTGAAATCTTCCGTATGTGCGGACCCGATGGCTGCCCGCGCGAGTGGCGCCCTCTCCTGGAGGCCGTTCGCGAGCTGGAGGAGGTCATCCCGGGAACCCCCTTGGACATCGAGTTTGGAATCGCCGGGCGGGGAGAGGTGTCGGTCTTCCAGGTGCGCCCTCTCGTGTTGTCGAAGGAGAACCATCACGCTCCTGCGGAAGCGGTGGCCGCTTCCCTTGCGCGCGCAAAGAAGGATTTTCGGAAATGGGCTCGTCCCGTCTCCCGTCTAGCCGGCCGGACAACCGCCTACAGCGACATGGCCTTCTGGAATCCGGCGGAGATGATTGGAGACTTCCCCACGGCCCTCGCCGTTTCTCTCTACCGGCACCTTATCACGGACCGGATCTGGAACCAGGCCCTCCTTCCGCTCGGTTATAGCGATGTCGGGGGCGCGCCCCTTCTCGTTGAGTTGGGCGGAAAGCCATACATTGATCTTCGCGTTACGTTCAATGCCCTTCTTCCCGCGGGTCTGCCCGCTGGCCTCCGGGGGAAGAGCGTCCAACACTATCTCAATCTGCTTCGTGAGCGACCCGAGCTCCACGACAAGGTGGAGTTCGAGATTGTGGACAACTGTTATCATTTCACGCTGGACCGTCGGCTGAAGAGGTTGGAGCGGGCGGGTATCAGGAAAAGCGACCGGGAAACGCTTCGGAAGGCTCTCCACGAGCTCACTTCCGCCGCCCTCGAAAAAGCGCCTAGGCACCTTCGTTCAGCCGAGGAGGATTGCCGCCGACTCGAGGAAAGACGGGCGCTCATCATTTCTGCCGTCCACTCGCCGGGCAAAGACGCCGCCGGAGCGGAGAAGCTCTCGGCGGCCGTGGTCGCCCTTCTCCACGACTGCAAGCGTTGGGGGACGCTTCCCTTCTCCCGGGTCGCCCGGCTGGCTTTCATGGCTTCCTCTCTCCTCCGCAGCGCGATCGAAGCCGGTTATGTCGATGAGGACGTCCGCGAGGAGTTCATGGATCATGTCCGGACGGTCGCCAAAGAGATGGCAGAGGACTTCAGGGCGCTCGGGGCGGGTGTTTTGGGCAAGAGGGAATTTCTGATCAAGTATGGGCATTTGCGCCCGGGGACCTATGACATATGCTCGCCGCGATACGATGGGGGCGCGCTTTTTGAGGAAATCGCGGGCTCCCACCCTGCCCAAGCCAAGGCCTCGAGGCCGTTCGCACTCTCCCGCGGGGCCCGGGCGCGGCTGGACGCGGTCCTCTCGCGGCACCGGCTCGGCTGCGACTCGGAGGGGCTATTCGGGTTCATCCGGGCCTCGCTGGAGGGGCGGGAGCGAATCAAGTTCGAGTTCACAAAAAGCCTGAGCGAGGCTCTCGAGCTCACGGCCCGGGCGGGCGAATCCCTCGGCCTGGACCGCGACGCCCTCTCTCACCTGGATGTGGACGCGATCCGGCAGGCCAGCCAGATGACCGGGCGGGATTCGATCCGGAAGCTGTGGGCGGAAGCCATCGAGCGGAACCAGAAGCGCAGGGCGGTTCAAAGCTCGTTGTCCTTGCCCGCCTTGGTTTTCTCTGAGGGGGACCTGGAGGTGGTTCGGCACTTCCGGTCCAAGCCCAATTTCATCACCCGCCGGCGGGTCTGGGGGCAGCTCGCCCGCATCGGGCCGCACGGGCACGTGAGGGACGAGAACCTGGAGAAGAAGATCGTCCTCCTGGAGAAGGCGGATCCGGGATACGACTGGATCTTCACGAAATCGATTGCGGGGCTCGTCACGAAGTACGGAGGCGTGGCCTCCCACATGGCGATCCGCTGCGCAGAGTTCGACATCCCGGCCGCCATCGGGTGCGGCGAGACGATTTACCGGAGCCTTCTGGCGGCGGATGCCGCAGTGCTCGATTGCGGGACCGGGCAGGTGCGGGCGATCTGA
- a CDS encoding gamma-glutamyl-gamma-aminobutyrate hydrolase family protein: MATMWVFISQRQVVGPHGDTRDALENSYVEFLERNGVLPLPVPNALRDPASYLKASRPIDGVVLTGGNDVCPAEYGEKALRETDVSPARDRTERALLDLAVRRRIPVLAICRGMQFLNVYFGGRLVQDVSRQLRRKGHPPAKDHAVDFVEERMSRFLGRPEAEVNSYHNQAVIAEGVAPLLKPFAIEREEGIIEGLFHPALPIAGVQFHPERRPQEDPVSLCLIEAFRGRKLYWGKD, from the coding sequence ATGGCAACCATGTGGGTCTTCATCTCCCAGCGCCAAGTCGTGGGGCCGCACGGTGACACCCGGGATGCCCTGGAGAACTCCTACGTGGAATTCCTGGAGCGGAACGGCGTCCTTCCCCTCCCTGTGCCGAACGCGCTCCGGGATCCGGCCTCATATCTCAAAGCAAGCCGCCCGATCGACGGGGTGGTGCTCACGGGAGGGAATGACGTATGCCCTGCCGAGTACGGAGAAAAAGCCCTTCGGGAGACCGATGTCTCACCCGCCCGGGACCGGACGGAACGCGCCCTTCTGGACCTCGCGGTCCGGAGGAGGATTCCCGTCCTGGCCATCTGCCGGGGCATGCAATTCCTCAATGTCTACTTCGGCGGCCGGCTTGTTCAAGATGTATCCCGACAACTCAGGCGAAAGGGTCATCCTCCCGCGAAGGATCACGCCGTGGATTTCGTCGAGGAGCGGATGAGTCGTTTCCTTGGTCGCCCAGAGGCAGAGGTCAACTCCTACCATAACCAGGCCGTCATCGCGGAAGGAGTTGCCCCCCTACTCAAGCCGTTCGCCATCGAGCGGGAGGAAGGAATCATTGAGGGGCTGTTTCATCCTGCTCTGCCTATTGCAGGGGTTCAATTCCACCCGGAGCGGCGGCCCCAGGAAGACCCCGTATCTTTGTGCCTCATCGAGGCTTTTCGGGGCCGTAAGCTTTATTGGGGAAAGGATTAG
- a CDS encoding phosphocholine cytidylyltransferase family protein produces the protein MKAIILAAGKGTRLGEYTRDLPKGMLQFMGKSLVERQVETYRRCGVSRIIVVGGYRADRLDLPGTIPYVNEDYEITNMVESLMCARGELEGDVLVSYGDVLFEDRVLRQIMSAAVEIGVTVDKAWRPYWEFRYGDPSRDTESLGLGPDGRIVDIGRPDPPIEQIDGRYVGLLKFAARGVSTLKEVYDSARAAHWGRPWRSSRSFQTGYMTDLLQEIIDRGHRVDPLLIEGGWLEFDTTEDYEKTCRAAKTGELGQFFRLMDLPPGGQGG, from the coding sequence GTGAAGGCAATCATTCTCGCGGCGGGGAAAGGAACACGGCTCGGCGAGTACACTCGGGATCTCCCCAAGGGGATGCTGCAGTTTATGGGGAAATCCCTGGTCGAGCGCCAAGTGGAAACCTACCGGCGCTGTGGCGTCAGTCGGATCATCGTTGTTGGGGGTTACCGAGCCGACCGCCTAGACCTTCCGGGCACCATCCCCTACGTCAACGAGGACTACGAGATCACGAACATGGTGGAGTCCCTGATGTGCGCCCGTGGGGAGCTGGAGGGCGACGTGCTGGTTTCCTATGGCGATGTGCTGTTCGAGGACCGGGTGCTCCGCCAGATCATGAGCGCGGCGGTCGAGATCGGCGTGACAGTGGACAAAGCCTGGCGCCCCTACTGGGAGTTCCGCTACGGGGATCCTTCCCGGGATACTGAGTCCTTAGGCCTCGGTCCCGACGGGCGCATCGTGGACATCGGCCGCCCTGATCCTCCGATCGAGCAGATCGATGGCCGCTACGTCGGCCTGCTGAAGTTCGCCGCCCGCGGGGTGTCCACCCTGAAGGAGGTATACGACAGCGCCCGGGCGGCGCACTGGGGGCGGCCGTGGCGGTCCTCGAGGTCGTTCCAGACGGGCTACATGACCGATCTCCTCCAGGAGATCATCGACCGGGGGCACCGGGTGGATCCCCTCCTGATCGAGGGCGGCTGGCTCGAGTTCGACACCACTGAGGACTACGAGAAGACCTGCCGGGCGGCCAAGACGGGCGAACTGGGCCAGTTCTTCCGGTTGATGGATCTGCCCCCGGGCGGACAAGGAGGATGA
- a CDS encoding methyltransferase domain-containing protein: MTRLSLAEAIGWGSLRCPRCRGGFSLEAEEGEEAVRCQECGAAYPAQAGIPSLLPEADGRNDRVREFWGALYDAAYREHDERMGRADLLSRLDDLLEMFRHRRHLAAVEMPLGDLEGKRVLEVGSGAGGHSALFSRLGARVFSVDITPQRVVATAAKLDLLGGAPKDLALQGDASALPFPDDFFDIAYSNGVLHHTPYVGRAVEELHRTLKPEGRAVVMLYAKNSFLYRGVLFPVKGILLGGASRNRDWLGRATEWMSSRRQRVYNPKTEVFSGREIERLFARFRTVSIRKGSFTFDQIPLIGKLLGKVAGRRTGYNPGGVLVYGFPWRNETSFELWAGRGIGFALNISATK; this comes from the coding sequence ATGACTAGGCTGTCCCTCGCCGAGGCGATCGGATGGGGAAGCCTCCGCTGCCCCCGCTGCCGCGGCGGATTCTCCCTGGAGGCGGAGGAAGGGGAGGAAGCCGTCCGCTGCCAGGAGTGCGGGGCGGCCTACCCGGCGCAGGCCGGAATTCCCTCCCTCCTGCCGGAGGCGGATGGCCGCAACGACCGGGTCCGCGAGTTCTGGGGAGCGCTCTACGACGCGGCCTACCGGGAGCACGACGAGCGGATGGGGCGGGCGGATCTCCTCTCTCGGCTGGACGACCTCCTTGAAATGTTCCGTCACCGCCGGCACTTAGCGGCCGTCGAGATGCCGTTGGGGGACCTCGAGGGAAAGCGCGTTCTAGAGGTCGGAAGCGGCGCGGGGGGGCACAGCGCCCTGTTCAGCCGGCTCGGTGCCCGGGTTTTCTCGGTCGATATTACTCCCCAGCGCGTGGTGGCGACGGCGGCGAAGCTCGACCTCCTCGGCGGTGCGCCGAAGGACCTCGCCCTCCAGGGGGACGCGTCGGCGCTGCCTTTCCCGGACGACTTCTTCGACATCGCCTACTCGAACGGTGTCCTCCACCACACGCCGTACGTCGGACGCGCCGTTGAGGAGCTCCACCGGACCTTGAAGCCGGAGGGTAGAGCCGTCGTCATGCTCTACGCGAAGAACTCGTTCCTCTACCGGGGTGTCCTCTTCCCCGTGAAGGGGATCCTCCTCGGAGGTGCCTCCCGCAACCGGGACTGGCTGGGCCGGGCGACCGAATGGATGTCGAGCCGCCGGCAGCGCGTTTACAACCCGAAGACGGAAGTGTTCTCCGGGCGTGAGATCGAACGCTTGTTCGCCCGGTTCCGCACCGTGTCCATCCGGAAGGGTTCTTTCACCTTCGACCAAATCCCCCTCATCGGAAAGCTTCTCGGCAAGGTGGCCGGCAGGCGGACGGGCTACAATCCGGGAGGTGTCCTAGTGTATGGGTTCCCTTGGCGCAACGAGACCAGCTTCGAGCTGTGGGCGGGCCGGGGGATTGGCTTCGCCCTCAACATTTCGGCGACGAAATAG